From Salvia splendens isolate huo1 chromosome 3, SspV2, whole genome shotgun sequence, a single genomic window includes:
- the LOC121796880 gene encoding B3 domain-containing protein REM20-like, which translates to MPIGIEWTISLLWVANGTRFHMGWPEFVRDNLFKHEVFLTVTLVDVGIFNVKRYDFRTGLPPRWDGEDIANGDTDDSPTAPDVDSSDDYQPSETETDSFDNSEYEDDQGLYGNF; encoded by the exons ATGCCGATCGGTATTGAATGGACCATCAGCCTTCTTTGGGTTGCGAACGGGACTCGTTTTCACATGGGTTGGCCAGAGTTCGTTCGGGATAATCTTTTCAAACATGAGGTCTTCCTGACCGTTACTTTAGTTGATGTTGGAATTTTCAACGTGAAGAGATACGACTTCCGCACTGGCTTACCACCCCGCTGGGACGGCGAAG ATATAGCGAACGGCGACACCGACGACAGCCCGACTGCACCAGACGTTGATAGCTCTGATGATTATCAACCATCGGAGACTGAAACGGATTCCTTCGACAATAGTGAGTATGAGGATGATCAGG